From one Luteolibacter sp. SL250 genomic stretch:
- a CDS encoding HNH endonuclease, whose product MTTLLQDRTVLVLNRHWTAIDAITPAEAFTHLCAGTARALDITGGESIQPLDWEAWRERPLSDGAPSIGTTKGRVRIPTVILLNRYDRMPVHQPGLGPRGIWQRDGGRCQYTGRALAPGEGNIDHIIPRSRGGSTSWENCVLSDRRVNHRKGARTPEEAGLTLLRKPQPPRPLPAIDMLHNLHRIPDWDLFLKAPSNKASA is encoded by the coding sequence ATGACCACTCTTCTCCAGGACCGCACCGTCCTTGTCCTCAACCGGCATTGGACCGCCATCGACGCGATCACTCCCGCGGAAGCGTTCACGCACCTCTGTGCGGGGACGGCCCGCGCGCTGGACATCACCGGCGGCGAGTCCATCCAGCCACTGGACTGGGAGGCTTGGCGCGAACGTCCGTTGTCCGATGGTGCTCCGTCCATCGGCACGACGAAAGGCCGCGTCCGCATCCCCACGGTCATCCTGCTGAACCGCTACGACCGGATGCCGGTCCACCAACCGGGCCTCGGTCCGCGCGGCATCTGGCAGCGGGATGGAGGCAGGTGCCAGTACACGGGGCGTGCCCTGGCACCGGGCGAGGGCAACATCGACCACATCATCCCCCGCTCCCGCGGCGGCTCCACTTCCTGGGAGAACTGCGTCCTGTCCGACAGGCGCGTCAACCACCGGAAAGGCGCGCGCACCCCGGAAGAAGCCGGACTCACCCTGCTGCGCAAGCCGCAGCCACCCCGGCCGCTGCCCGCCATCGACATGCTCCACAACCTCCACCGGATCCCCGACTGGGATCTGTTCCTCAAGGCCCCCTCCAACAAGGCCTCCGCCTGA
- the trxA gene encoding thioredoxin: protein MSLKLTDANFQEEVLDSDKPVLVDFWAEWCGPCKMIGPVIDQVAAELEGQAKVGKVNVDDARDLAVKFNVRSIPLLLFFKNGEVKDQIVGASVTKDQLKAKLQALA from the coding sequence ATGTCTCTGAAACTTACAGACGCGAACTTCCAAGAAGAGGTCCTTGATTCCGACAAGCCGGTCCTCGTCGACTTCTGGGCCGAATGGTGCGGTCCCTGCAAAATGATCGGTCCGGTCATCGATCAGGTTGCCGCCGAGCTGGAAGGCCAGGCCAAGGTCGGCAAGGTGAACGTCGATGACGCGCGCGACCTCGCCGTGAAGTTCAACGTCCGCTCCATCCCGCTGCTCCTGTTCTTCAAGAACGGCGAGGTGAAGGACCAGATCGTCGGCGCGAGCGTCACCAAGGACCAGCTCAAGGCAAAGCTCCAGGCACTCGCCTGA
- the proS gene encoding proline--tRNA ligase, with the protein MSEKTAISPTRAQDFPEWYQQVIKAADMAENSETRGCMVIKPWGYGIWELIQQQMDRMFKATGHQNAYFPLLIPLSYLEKEAEHAEGFATECAVVTHHRLEAQKDEVTGKTKMIPTGKLEEPYVIRPTSETIIGAAFSRWTQSYRDLPLLINQWANVMRWEMRPRLFLRTAEFLWQEGHTAHETKEEAITETRLMHGVYEEFLRDHLAIPVIPGEKSENERFPGADMTLTVEAMVQDRKAIQAGTSHFLGQNFSKAQDISFTGRDGMKQHAYTTSWGVSTRMIGTLIMAHADDDGLVLPPRVATQQIVIIPVTPKEDTKAAVLASCQALAETLRQKLFHGDPLRVHVDARDIGGGVKKWEWIKKGVPIRIEIGPRDVETRKVCVQRRDQAFGEKQFAEKDEFIQSVTDLLDQIHLSLLTKATAFRDANIVPCESLEEFGKHWSQDNPGWLYTPWGGTSEEEEQISKKLKISIRCIPIPEAKLPEAITGRSGGKCFLTGRDAEVWAIWGRSY; encoded by the coding sequence ATGTCCGAAAAGACCGCCATCAGCCCGACCCGTGCCCAGGATTTCCCCGAGTGGTACCAGCAAGTGATCAAAGCCGCCGACATGGCGGAAAATTCCGAAACGCGCGGTTGCATGGTCATCAAGCCGTGGGGCTACGGCATCTGGGAGCTCATCCAGCAGCAGATGGACCGTATGTTCAAGGCGACCGGCCACCAGAACGCCTACTTCCCGCTGCTCATCCCCCTTTCCTATCTGGAAAAGGAAGCGGAGCACGCGGAGGGCTTCGCCACGGAGTGCGCCGTCGTCACCCACCACCGCCTTGAAGCCCAGAAGGACGAGGTCACCGGCAAGACCAAGATGATCCCCACCGGAAAGCTGGAGGAACCCTACGTCATCCGCCCGACTTCCGAGACGATCATCGGCGCCGCCTTCTCCCGCTGGACCCAGTCCTACCGCGACCTGCCCCTGCTCATCAACCAGTGGGCGAACGTCATGCGCTGGGAGATGCGCCCCCGCCTGTTCCTCCGCACCGCGGAGTTCCTCTGGCAGGAAGGCCACACCGCCCATGAGACGAAGGAAGAGGCCATCACGGAGACCCGGCTCATGCACGGCGTGTATGAGGAGTTCCTGCGCGACCATCTCGCCATCCCCGTCATCCCCGGGGAGAAGTCGGAGAACGAACGCTTCCCCGGCGCGGACATGACCCTCACCGTGGAAGCCATGGTCCAGGACCGGAAGGCCATCCAGGCCGGCACCTCCCACTTCCTCGGCCAGAATTTTTCGAAGGCGCAGGACATTTCCTTCACCGGCCGTGACGGCATGAAGCAGCACGCCTACACCACCTCATGGGGTGTTTCCACCCGCATGATCGGCACGCTCATCATGGCCCACGCGGATGACGATGGCCTGGTGCTGCCGCCCCGCGTCGCCACCCAGCAGATCGTCATCATCCCCGTCACGCCGAAGGAAGACACGAAAGCTGCCGTTCTCGCCTCCTGCCAAGCCCTTGCGGAGACCCTCCGCCAGAAGCTTTTCCACGGAGATCCGCTCCGCGTCCATGTCGATGCCCGCGACATCGGTGGCGGCGTGAAGAAGTGGGAGTGGATCAAGAAAGGCGTGCCCATCCGCATCGAGATCGGCCCGCGCGATGTGGAGACGCGGAAAGTCTGCGTCCAGCGCCGTGACCAGGCCTTCGGCGAAAAGCAGTTCGCGGAGAAAGACGAGTTCATCCAGTCCGTGACGGACCTGCTCGACCAGATCCACCTTTCCCTGCTCACGAAGGCCACCGCCTTCCGTGACGCGAACATCGTCCCCTGCGAGTCGCTGGAGGAGTTCGGGAAGCACTGGTCCCAGGACAACCCCGGCTGGCTCTACACCCCATGGGGTGGAACCTCCGAGGAGGAGGAACAGATCTCGAAAAAGCTCAAGATCAGCATCCGCTGCATCCCCATCCCGGAGGCGAAGCTTCCGGAAGCCATCACCGGGAGATCCGGCGGCAAGTGCTTCCTCACCGGCCGCGACGCGGAGGTGTGGGCCATCTGGGGCCGCAGCTATTGA
- a CDS encoding SHD1 domain-containing protein, whose amino-acid sequence MKFHLIAGLGLLLCSLSATAAPREWTDQATGRKVTGEFVSLDGDQVTLSINGKEYKMPVAKLSADDQAFLKVVGEMPAPAPAAAPQPAPAAVGKAQRVDITQKAYADWNGYYSGLFGKKLLKFYEKSKGIVDVPDKDTMTTVETAVMWQKDDKLGKMILFVPPDYDGSTAYGVLVYISPGNDPVSLVPGWDKVFTEKKLIYCSPAGTGNDQADMRRIALALDAVATVKASYKVDPARLIASGTSGGGAISTTIAVHYPEFKAIDCSRGSEPDGVTVFPYLDSGDIRQVAKQKKRFAWVSGPKDRNYEYIKRGVAGWSDAGVESKLFEDPNQGHAAATEDLMRQALTWIEEPPTK is encoded by the coding sequence ATGAAATTCCACCTCATCGCCGGCCTGGGCCTCCTCCTTTGCTCCCTTTCCGCCACCGCCGCCCCACGCGAGTGGACGGACCAGGCGACCGGCCGGAAAGTCACCGGTGAGTTCGTTTCACTCGATGGTGATCAAGTCACCCTCTCCATCAACGGCAAGGAGTACAAGATGCCGGTGGCGAAACTGTCCGCGGATGACCAAGCGTTCCTAAAGGTGGTGGGTGAAATGCCGGCTCCGGCTCCGGCGGCCGCTCCGCAGCCCGCTCCGGCGGCGGTTGGCAAAGCCCAGAGGGTGGATATCACGCAGAAAGCATATGCCGATTGGAATGGATACTACAGCGGACTTTTCGGAAAGAAGCTGCTGAAGTTCTACGAGAAATCAAAAGGCATTGTTGATGTCCCGGACAAGGACACCATGACCACGGTCGAAACGGCGGTGATGTGGCAGAAGGACGACAAGCTCGGCAAAATGATCCTGTTCGTTCCGCCGGACTATGATGGGTCCACTGCATACGGAGTCTTGGTGTATATTTCACCAGGCAACGATCCGGTCAGCCTGGTGCCTGGCTGGGACAAGGTTTTCACGGAGAAGAAGCTGATCTATTGCTCGCCCGCCGGAACCGGAAACGACCAGGCGGACATGCGGCGTATCGCTCTGGCGCTTGATGCGGTGGCGACGGTGAAAGCAAGCTACAAGGTGGATCCTGCCCGGTTGATCGCTTCCGGTACCTCCGGTGGTGGAGCGATCTCCACCACCATCGCCGTCCACTATCCCGAATTCAAGGCGATCGATTGCTCGCGGGGGTCGGAGCCGGATGGTGTGACTGTTTTCCCATATCTTGATTCCGGTGATATCCGGCAGGTGGCTAAGCAGAAGAAGCGCTTTGCCTGGGTGAGCGGTCCGAAGGACAGGAACTACGAATACATCAAGCGGGGAGTCGCGGGATGGAGTGACGCCGGAGTTGAATCCAAATTGTTTGAAGATCCGAACCAAGGGCATGCCGCGGCGACGGAGGATCTGATGCGGCAGGCTCTGACTTGGATCGAAGAGCCCCCGACGAAATGA
- a CDS encoding SHD1 domain-containing protein: MKSPFLFALCFAFSFIAATAAPREWTDQATGRKVTGEFVSLEGDQVTLLINGKEFKMPVAKLSPDDQAYLNVVGEMPAPTPPAAPEAAPAAPAKPTSKVQGPVEVDGSSYFYYIPSSAPEGAKLPLLTYTGSLGADANTVKSMIEGAEICGWMVACCVQSSNRVDPELNQTHLAKVVKHMVANQPVDPKRLYFSGHSGGARMAFRGCKRLDGAGVIAYIAGAQDDEISRTDRYFIISGATDYNRYDTATTFAAARKVSAYRLHTSGHNNGPGWLMTEGMMWLQSCWDVDTQSTAPSRSAFEAASIAWIEKTKSSASHRAAWWARFFKTQGVSAPHQAKIASLDAELSQTPSNEAYIKGIADIEAFADDVLAKISIYSEKGHTTPEIQKKCDKMLETHAETPWIKDLFTALKNKTGN; this comes from the coding sequence ATGAAATCCCCATTCCTTTTCGCGCTCTGCTTCGCATTTTCATTCATTGCCGCCACCGCTGCCCCGCGCGAGTGGACGGACCAGGCTACCGGCAGGAAAGTCACCGGCGAGTTCGTCTCATTGGAGGGAGATCAGGTCACCCTTTTGATCAATGGGAAGGAATTCAAGATGCCGGTGGCGAAGCTGTCCCCGGATGACCAGGCATATCTGAATGTGGTCGGAGAGATGCCTGCTCCCACGCCACCCGCCGCCCCGGAAGCCGCGCCCGCCGCTCCAGCGAAGCCCACCTCGAAGGTCCAGGGCCCGGTCGAGGTGGATGGTTCCAGCTACTTCTACTACATCCCGTCCTCCGCACCGGAAGGGGCGAAGCTTCCGCTGCTGACCTACACCGGCTCGCTGGGAGCGGACGCGAACACGGTGAAGTCCATGATCGAAGGCGCGGAGATCTGCGGCTGGATGGTCGCCTGCTGTGTCCAGAGCAGCAACCGCGTGGATCCGGAACTGAACCAGACCCACCTGGCGAAGGTGGTAAAGCACATGGTGGCGAACCAGCCCGTGGACCCGAAGCGCCTGTACTTTTCAGGCCATTCGGGGGGAGCCCGCATGGCGTTCCGGGGATGCAAGCGCCTCGATGGTGCGGGCGTCATCGCCTACATCGCCGGAGCGCAGGATGATGAGATCTCCAGAACGGACCGCTATTTCATCATCAGCGGCGCCACCGACTACAACCGATATGACACCGCGACCACATTCGCGGCCGCGCGAAAGGTTTCCGCATACCGGCTCCACACCTCCGGCCACAACAACGGTCCCGGCTGGCTCATGACGGAAGGCATGATGTGGCTCCAGTCCTGCTGGGATGTGGACACCCAGAGCACCGCTCCATCCCGCTCCGCCTTCGAGGCAGCCTCCATCGCGTGGATCGAGAAGACCAAGTCATCCGCCTCCCACCGCGCTGCATGGTGGGCGAGGTTCTTCAAGACCCAGGGCGTCAGCGCCCCGCATCAGGCGAAGATCGCCTCATTGGACGCGGAACTCTCCCAGACTCCATCCAACGAGGCCTACATCAAGGGCATCGCGGACATCGAGGCATTCGCGGATGATGTACTGGCCAAGATCAGCATCTACAGTGAGAAGGGCCACACCACCCCGGAAATCCAGAAGAAGTGCGACAAGATGCTCGAAACGCATGCGGAGACCCCGTGGATCAAGGATCTCTTCACCGCGCTGAAGAACAAGACCGGCAACTGA
- a CDS encoding ATP-binding protein, with amino-acid sequence MDAPEHDPLQAAIDRCAAEPIHIPGSVQPHGMLFTLDDELRILQVSANAPELLEKDAASLLGTPVLDLVVPETRTSFERLVREAAFTYVNPFRVTVPVRNGVRYFDGIAHMIEGLGTVLELELDPSEEAGARASTEGIDNYLQIVQRSLEMIAGVADVVRIAEVMAAEIKSFTGFDRVMVYRFAPDFHGEVIAESVEEDMEPFLGLHYPASDIPEQARALYLKNHVRLLQDVDAAPVPLVPEMHPLTGGPLDMSRSVLRAMSPIHVQYLKNMDVGASLSISLVVEDKLWGLIACHHRTARFVSYAIRATSCLYAIVLSAQLKVKQRNLENHRIASARRMALSILTGLRDYSEPMGSLPSMLPRFMELFAAGGAAFISGTDSFHHGRTPDEKVLADFHRELGDGSGDGVRISSRACREFSSLENAGDSAAGIVAIHLGATDWLVLFRGEMARQVTWAGDPRKPGIASVDGPLRPRNSFSAWLEEVRGESEPWPEETAALTSEVRTGILEILRKRNIILSRSNQDLRRFAGLVAHEVKNHLQTGIFALSLLEERLAQLDPAVQQLATLGRERLDGLSKFTNDMLAFSKTETNTPDEAFDLGEMVHDIAEELKLSGLAEGAVIRISELPEILAPRTQVRHLVSNLIRNALIHARSGGRPLTIDVGFAETAEGTVIHVRDDGKGIPAEQRRRIFEYFNRGDSSESSGTGIGLAFCAQVAERMGHKLWVETAEPNGAAFRFTVTRADRD; translated from the coding sequence ATGGACGCCCCGGAACACGACCCACTCCAAGCCGCCATCGACCGGTGCGCCGCCGAACCGATCCACATCCCCGGCTCCGTCCAGCCGCATGGGATGCTCTTCACGCTGGATGATGAGCTGCGGATCCTGCAGGTCAGCGCGAATGCGCCGGAACTGCTGGAGAAGGATGCGGCCTCCCTGCTGGGAACACCGGTGCTGGACCTGGTGGTGCCGGAGACGCGCACCTCCTTCGAGCGGCTGGTCCGTGAGGCGGCCTTCACCTATGTGAACCCTTTCCGCGTCACCGTCCCGGTTCGGAACGGAGTGCGCTATTTCGACGGCATCGCCCACATGATCGAAGGATTGGGCACCGTTCTTGAACTGGAGTTGGACCCCTCCGAGGAAGCGGGCGCAAGGGCATCGACCGAGGGAATCGACAACTATCTCCAGATCGTCCAGCGCTCGCTGGAGATGATCGCAGGGGTGGCCGATGTGGTGCGCATCGCGGAGGTGATGGCTGCGGAAATCAAGTCCTTCACGGGCTTTGACCGGGTGATGGTGTACCGCTTTGCCCCTGACTTCCACGGGGAGGTCATCGCGGAAAGCGTGGAGGAGGACATGGAACCGTTCCTGGGGCTCCACTATCCCGCGTCCGACATTCCGGAACAGGCCCGCGCGCTCTACCTGAAAAACCATGTCCGGCTGCTGCAGGATGTGGACGCGGCGCCGGTGCCGCTTGTTCCTGAAATGCATCCCCTCACCGGCGGACCACTCGACATGAGCCGCTCCGTCCTGCGCGCGATGTCACCCATTCACGTCCAGTATCTGAAGAACATGGACGTGGGGGCATCCCTCAGCATCTCGCTGGTGGTTGAGGACAAGCTGTGGGGCCTCATCGCCTGCCACCACCGCACCGCCCGGTTCGTCTCCTACGCCATCCGCGCGACGTCATGCCTGTACGCCATCGTCCTGTCCGCGCAGTTGAAGGTGAAGCAGCGGAACCTGGAGAACCACCGCATCGCCTCCGCCCGGCGGATGGCGCTCTCCATCCTGACAGGGCTGCGCGACTACTCCGAACCGATGGGAAGCCTCCCCTCCATGCTTCCGCGCTTCATGGAACTCTTCGCCGCAGGGGGCGCCGCCTTCATCAGCGGGACGGACTCCTTCCACCATGGCCGCACGCCGGACGAGAAAGTGCTGGCGGATTTCCACCGCGAGCTGGGCGACGGCTCCGGAGATGGCGTGCGGATCTCATCACGGGCGTGCAGGGAGTTTTCGTCGCTGGAGAACGCGGGGGACAGCGCGGCGGGCATCGTCGCCATCCACCTGGGGGCCACCGACTGGCTGGTGCTGTTCCGCGGGGAAATGGCCAGACAGGTGACATGGGCAGGCGACCCCAGGAAGCCCGGAATCGCTTCGGTGGACGGCCCGCTCCGCCCGCGCAACAGCTTCTCCGCCTGGCTGGAGGAAGTCCGCGGAGAATCCGAGCCATGGCCGGAGGAAACCGCCGCCCTCACCTCCGAGGTGAGGACCGGCATCCTGGAGATCCTGCGGAAGCGGAATATCATCCTTTCACGCTCCAACCAGGACCTGCGGCGGTTCGCCGGACTGGTGGCCCATGAGGTGAAGAACCATCTCCAGACGGGCATCTTCGCCCTGTCCCTGCTGGAGGAACGGCTGGCCCAACTGGACCCCGCCGTGCAGCAACTGGCGACACTGGGTCGTGAGCGCCTGGACGGGCTCTCAAAGTTCACCAACGACATGCTGGCGTTCTCCAAGACGGAGACCAACACCCCGGATGAGGCGTTCGACCTGGGTGAGATGGTGCACGACATCGCGGAGGAACTGAAGCTTTCCGGCCTGGCGGAAGGAGCCGTCATCCGGATCTCCGAGCTGCCGGAAATCCTGGCACCCCGCACCCAGGTGAGGCACCTGGTCAGCAACCTCATCCGCAATGCGCTGATACACGCCCGCAGCGGCGGGCGGCCGCTGACCATCGATGTCGGCTTCGCCGAAACGGCGGAAGGCACCGTCATCCACGTGCGGGATGACGGAAAAGGCATCCCGGCGGAGCAGCGGCGGCGGATTTTCGAGTATTTCAACCGCGGGGATTCTTCGGAGTCCTCCGGCACGGGCATCGGCCTGGCTTTCTGCGCCCAGGTCGCCGAGCGCATGGGGCACAAGCTGTGGGTGGAAACCGCGGAGCCGAACGGCGCGGCCTTCCGCTTCACGGTGACGCGGGCCGACCGCGACTGA
- a CDS encoding biliverdin-producing heme oxygenase: MNNLLPELRSATSALHRELDGLVPDPAADPAAYGAYLSHFHDGVAASWKMLDWGTLGALALPELSRRKQRYHALESDLERLAILHAKLRDHTGAGAAASTGCLYVLEGSIHGGRILLGKLSGHPDLPDDSLSFLTGFGDENGRMWASFMEWINHIDTTPGFIAEAREAAMRTFQHFINSFRQN; this comes from the coding sequence ATGAACAACCTCCTTCCGGAACTCCGCAGCGCAACCTCCGCCCTCCATCGCGAGCTCGATGGCCTTGTTCCTGATCCGGCGGCCGACCCGGCCGCCTACGGTGCCTACCTCTCCCATTTCCACGACGGCGTCGCCGCCTCCTGGAAGATGCTCGACTGGGGGACACTTGGAGCTCTGGCCCTGCCAGAGCTCTCAAGGAGAAAACAGCGCTACCATGCCCTGGAAAGCGATCTGGAACGTCTGGCCATCCTCCATGCGAAACTCCGCGACCACACGGGTGCGGGGGCTGCGGCTTCCACCGGCTGCCTGTATGTCCTGGAGGGCAGCATCCATGGCGGGCGGATCCTGCTGGGAAAATTGTCCGGTCATCCGGACCTCCCGGATGACAGCCTCTCGTTTTTGACAGGATTTGGGGATGAAAACGGCCGGATGTGGGCTTCATTCATGGAATGGATCAACCACATCGACACCACACCCGGGTTCATCGCGGAGGCCCGTGAGGCGGCCATGCGGACCTTCCAACATTTCATCAATTCATTCCGCCAGAACTAA
- a CDS encoding LysR family transcriptional regulator translates to MNFNHLHYFHVIATEGTLSRAAKRLGLSQPTLSAQLRNLEEYFGRKLFDRSSGSLRLNANGRKAIEVTHEMFRLGERLESLFPGERRSPVTRLEIGIATSVVRSFAVERFIGLFRNKDVLTRVRQGDHEYLHHELLTSGLDLFITDTPPDKRVTRGTIHRRLSSPDFAIIAPVRAARKLAAGMPESLHGQPFVHYSSHSAARFEIDQYFRKHRIEPDVVAEADDVYLIRDAVLEGIGFGVVPSSILRETVDRHKITAMGRVEGTFEIHAVYNRKDPTKEVLAALDLLADPES, encoded by the coding sequence ATGAACTTCAATCATCTGCACTATTTCCATGTCATCGCGACAGAGGGCACCCTCTCCCGCGCTGCCAAGAGGCTCGGTCTCAGCCAGCCGACCCTGAGCGCCCAGCTCCGGAACCTGGAGGAATATTTCGGGCGCAAGTTGTTCGACCGTTCCAGCGGATCCCTCCGGCTGAACGCGAACGGCCGGAAGGCGATCGAGGTCACCCATGAGATGTTCCGTCTGGGGGAGAGGCTGGAGAGCTTGTTCCCCGGAGAGCGGCGCAGCCCGGTCACCCGGCTTGAGATCGGCATCGCGACCTCGGTCGTGCGTTCGTTCGCGGTGGAGCGTTTCATCGGCCTGTTCCGCAACAAGGACGTGCTGACCCGCGTCCGCCAAGGCGACCACGAGTATCTCCACCATGAGTTGCTCACCTCCGGACTGGACCTTTTCATCACCGACACGCCCCCGGACAAGAGGGTTACGCGCGGGACCATCCACCGTCGCCTCAGCTCCCCGGATTTCGCGATCATCGCTCCGGTCAGGGCGGCGAGGAAGCTGGCCGCAGGCATGCCGGAGTCCCTGCACGGGCAGCCGTTCGTCCACTACAGTTCCCATAGTGCCGCCCGCTTCGAGATCGACCAGTACTTCCGCAAGCACCGCATCGAGCCGGACGTCGTCGCGGAAGCGGATGATGTCTATCTGATCCGGGATGCGGTGCTGGAGGGCATCGGCTTCGGTGTCGTGCCGTCCAGCATCCTCAGGGAAACGGTGGACCGCCACAAGATCACCGCCATGGGCCGCGTCGAGGGGACCTTCGAAATCCACGCGGTGTACAACCGGAAGGATCCCACGAAGGAAGTGCTTGCCGCGCTGGACTTGCTGGCCGATCCGGAGAGTTGA